Proteins encoded within one genomic window of Alcanivorax sp. REN37:
- a CDS encoding YciI family protein, whose product MFYAILCEDAPDTLAARLAARPEHLARLQALQQAGRLLVAGPCPAIDSEDPGPAGFTGSIIIAEFDHLAAAQAWADADPYLAAGVYARVTVKPFRKTLP is encoded by the coding sequence ATGTTCTACGCCATCCTCTGCGAGGACGCTCCCGATACGCTGGCGGCCCGTCTGGCCGCCCGTCCTGAACATCTGGCTCGACTGCAAGCGCTGCAACAGGCCGGCCGGCTGCTGGTAGCCGGCCCCTGCCCGGCGATCGACAGTGAAGATCCCGGCCCGGCTGGTTTCACCGGCTCGATTATCATCGCCGAGTTCGACCATTTGGCGGCCGCCCAAGCCTGGGCCGACGCCGATCCCTATCTGGCTGCCGGGGTCTATGCGCGGGTGACGGTGAAACCGTTCCGCAAGACGCTGCCCTGA
- a CDS encoding acyltransferase has translation MNVLHAIRAGLALTLIAINTVLLCIPLYLLTLVKLALRSPRAQVTLSRALVAIAETWMSINNAIITVISLTPVTLEGAEGLSKKDWYLVTANHQSWADILVLQRVFNRRIPMLKFFLKQDLIKVPVLGHAWWALDFPFMQRHSRAELEKNPELRHQDLEATRRACAKFAHFPTSVMNFFEGTRFDQAKHDQQQSPYRHLLKPKAGGTAFALHAMGGKLGTLLDVTILYPRNRPRTLTAFLGGAMSKVEVIVVQRPIPAWAAQGDYDGDAEFRARFQAWISDMWAEKDALIEARQNRSA, from the coding sequence ATGAATGTACTTCACGCTATCCGGGCCGGCCTCGCGCTGACGCTTATCGCCATCAACACGGTGTTGCTGTGCATCCCCCTTTACCTGCTGACGCTGGTGAAACTGGCGCTGCGCTCACCGCGCGCACAAGTCACGCTGTCGCGTGCGCTGGTGGCGATTGCTGAAACTTGGATGAGCATCAACAACGCCATCATCACGGTAATCAGCCTAACCCCGGTGACACTGGAAGGTGCGGAAGGTCTGTCGAAAAAGGACTGGTACCTGGTCACCGCCAACCACCAATCCTGGGCCGATATCTTGGTACTGCAGCGGGTGTTCAACCGCCGCATCCCAATGCTGAAATTTTTTCTCAAGCAAGACCTGATCAAGGTGCCGGTGTTGGGGCACGCTTGGTGGGCGCTGGACTTCCCGTTCATGCAGCGCCACAGCCGCGCGGAATTGGAAAAGAACCCGGAGTTGCGCCATCAGGATCTGGAAGCCACCCGCCGTGCCTGCGCCAAGTTCGCTCATTTCCCGACCTCGGTGATGAACTTCTTCGAGGGCACGCGCTTCGATCAAGCCAAACATGACCAGCAGCAATCGCCCTATCGCCACCTGCTCAAACCCAAAGCCGGCGGCACCGCGTTCGCACTGCATGCCATGGGCGGCAAACTGGGCACGCTGCTGGATGTGACCATCCTCTATCCACGTAACCGCCCGCGCACCCTGACCGCCTTCCTTGGCGGCGCCATGAGCAAGGTGGAAGTGATTGTGGTGCAGCGGCCGATCCCCGCGTGGGCCGCGCAGGGCGACTACGACGGCGATGCCGAATTCCGTGCCCGTTTCCAAGCTTGGATCAGTGACATGTGGGCGGAAAAAGACGCACTCATCGAAGCGCGACAAAACCGTTCCGCCTGA
- the scpB gene encoding SMC-Scp complex subunit ScpB, whose product MEAEQIKRIIEAAIFAADAPLDRDALLILFDEAERPDRTTLSKALEALAEDYAERGVELREVSSGFRFQVRKEMGPWVSRLWQEKAPRYSRAILETLALMAYRQPITRGEIEDIRGVAVSTQIVKTLLERGWARVVGHRDVPGRPAMYATTRQFLDYFDLKSLEDLPPLAEIKDLDKLNQELPLDDRPDGIGSAEGLDGNDGAAGESGEGPQSLSGFPELEDDVDIDESDLLDMDKVDALLADFDAQYRRKPSSPEEAIEAAGIPPTAGADQEHE is encoded by the coding sequence GTGGAAGCGGAGCAGATCAAGCGCATTATCGAAGCCGCCATTTTTGCTGCTGACGCGCCGTTGGATCGCGATGCGCTGCTGATCCTGTTCGATGAGGCCGAGCGGCCGGACCGCACCACGCTGAGCAAGGCGTTGGAAGCATTGGCTGAAGACTACGCCGAGCGTGGCGTGGAATTGCGTGAAGTCAGCTCCGGCTTCCGCTTCCAGGTGCGCAAGGAAATGGGCCCGTGGGTCAGCCGCCTGTGGCAGGAAAAAGCGCCGCGTTACAGTCGCGCGATCCTCGAAACTTTGGCGCTGATGGCCTATCGGCAACCGATCACACGCGGTGAAATTGAAGACATCCGCGGCGTGGCGGTGAGCACCCAGATCGTCAAGACCCTGCTGGAGCGGGGCTGGGCGCGGGTGGTGGGTCACCGTGATGTACCGGGACGGCCGGCGATGTATGCCACCACCCGGCAGTTTCTGGATTATTTTGATTTGAAAAGCCTCGAGGATCTACCGCCACTGGCGGAGATCAAGGATCTGGACAAGCTCAACCAAGAGCTGCCACTGGACGATCGCCCTGACGGGATCGGTTCTGCTGAGGGTCTCGACGGCAATGACGGCGCTGCAGGGGAATCAGGAGAAGGGCCACAGAGCCTGTCCGGTTTCCCGGAACTGGAAGACGATGTCGACATCGACGAGTCCGATTTGCTGGACATGGACAAGGTAGACGCGCTGCTGGCGGATTTCGACGCCCAGTACCGTCGCAAGCCTTCGTCGCCGGAGGAGGCCATTGAAGCGGCAGGCATACCGCCCACCGCTGGAGCCGATCAAGAGCATGAGTGA
- a CDS encoding CaiB/BaiF CoA transferase family protein, whose protein sequence is MKGPLESLKVLDFTSLLPGPFGTLILADLGAEVVRVESPTRPDLVRALPPFTDGVSAVHAHLNRSKRSLALDLKQPDAVAVIQRMVQDYDIVVEQFRPGVMDRLGVGYQALREHNPRLIYCAITGYGQTGPYRDRAGHDLNYLALSGITSYNGRAEQGPAPMACQVADVAGGSCHAVMAILAAVIHRDRTGEGQFIDISMTDAAFSLHALTAASALVGGSDPALEGTQLNGGSFYDCYATADGRWLSVAGLEPQFFARFCQVIERPELAGRGLAMAPDMVAEVKAEISAALKQRTLAQWLDRFAEVDACVEPVLTVSEAAAHPQLVAREMVVDVPQGAGHQAQVASPFRFSATAPQYRFAGGALGADTTAVLAELGYSEDQITSLRNTGAAQ, encoded by the coding sequence ATGAAAGGACCACTTGAGAGCCTGAAAGTACTGGATTTCACCAGCCTACTGCCGGGGCCATTCGGCACCCTGATACTGGCCGATCTTGGCGCCGAAGTGGTGCGGGTGGAGTCGCCCACGCGGCCGGATTTGGTGCGGGCGCTGCCGCCGTTCACTGACGGTGTGTCGGCGGTACATGCCCACCTCAATCGCTCCAAGCGCTCGCTGGCGCTGGACCTGAAGCAGCCGGATGCGGTGGCGGTGATCCAGCGCATGGTGCAGGACTACGACATCGTGGTGGAGCAATTCCGCCCCGGGGTGATGGACCGGCTCGGGGTCGGTTACCAGGCGCTGCGTGAGCACAACCCACGGCTGATCTATTGCGCGATCACCGGCTATGGTCAGACCGGCCCGTACCGCGACCGTGCTGGCCACGACCTCAACTATCTGGCGCTGTCCGGCATCACGTCCTACAACGGCCGTGCCGAGCAAGGGCCGGCGCCGATGGCCTGCCAGGTGGCAGATGTGGCCGGCGGTTCCTGCCATGCGGTGATGGCGATCCTGGCGGCGGTGATCCACCGCGACCGGACCGGCGAGGGGCAATTCATTGATATTTCGATGACGGATGCGGCGTTTAGCCTGCATGCCCTGACTGCCGCCTCGGCGTTGGTGGGCGGCAGCGACCCAGCGCTGGAGGGTACTCAGCTCAACGGCGGCTCGTTCTACGATTGCTATGCCACCGCCGATGGCCGCTGGCTGTCGGTGGCGGGTTTGGAGCCCCAGTTCTTTGCCCGTTTCTGTCAGGTGATCGAGCGCCCGGAGCTGGCCGGGCGCGGCTTGGCGATGGCGCCGGACATGGTCGCCGAGGTGAAGGCAGAGATCAGCGCCGCGTTGAAGCAGCGCACGTTGGCGCAATGGCTGGACCGGTTTGCCGAGGTCGACGCCTGCGTGGAGCCGGTACTGACGGTCAGCGAGGCTGCCGCTCATCCGCAGCTGGTGGCGCGGGAAATGGTGGTGGATGTGCCGCAGGGCGCTGGCCATCAGGCGCAGGTGGCGTCGCCGTTCCGCTTCTCTGCCACCGCGCCGCAGTACCGTTTTGCCGGGGGCGCACTGGGTGCAGACACGACGGCGGTGTTGGCGGAACTGGGCTACAGCGAGGACCAGATCACATCCCTGCGCAACACCGGTGCCGCGCAATAA
- a CDS encoding segregation and condensation protein A: protein MSDLPQQELDALPAAEAAVAEAPRQGEMPFGLVYGQAITKLPDDLYIPPDALEVFLEAFEGPLDLLLYLIKRQNLDILDVPVAQITTQYMEYVELMKSMNFELAAEYLVMAALLGEIKSRMLLPRPKADEDDEGEDPRAELIRRLQEYERFKKAAENIDALPRLERDIFIADARRPEYSRARPEPDVDLRELLLAFKDVLHRADLFESHTISREKLSTRERMGIVLDTLRDREFMPFVALFPFEEGRAGVVVTFLAVLELVKSGLIELIQHDAYSPIHVKARTVVLEPGDDHDEAAEQDTGESVYEPEPEPEQAPLLIDEELEQELEQGLWPEDDGLI from the coding sequence GTGAGCGACCTTCCGCAGCAGGAACTGGACGCTCTCCCGGCCGCCGAAGCGGCGGTGGCTGAGGCGCCGCGCCAAGGTGAAATGCCGTTCGGGCTGGTCTATGGCCAGGCCATCACCAAGCTGCCAGACGATTTGTACATTCCGCCCGACGCGCTGGAGGTGTTTCTCGAGGCGTTTGAAGGGCCGCTGGATTTACTGCTGTACCTGATCAAGCGCCAGAATCTGGACATCCTCGATGTGCCGGTGGCGCAGATCACCACCCAGTACATGGAATACGTCGAGCTGATGAAGTCGATGAACTTCGAGCTGGCGGCCGAGTACTTGGTGATGGCCGCGCTGCTGGGCGAGATCAAGTCGCGGATGCTGCTGCCGCGACCGAAGGCCGATGAGGACGACGAAGGCGAAGACCCGCGCGCAGAATTGATTCGCCGGTTGCAAGAATACGAACGCTTCAAGAAGGCGGCGGAGAACATTGACGCCTTGCCGCGCTTAGAGCGGGATATTTTCATCGCCGACGCGCGCCGACCAGAGTACAGTCGCGCGCGGCCGGAGCCGGATGTGGACCTGCGCGAATTGCTGTTGGCGTTCAAAGACGTGCTGCATCGTGCGGACCTGTTCGAGAGTCACACCATCTCGCGTGAGAAGCTGTCTACCCGCGAGCGCATGGGCATCGTGCTCGATACCCTGCGTGATCGTGAGTTTATGCCGTTTGTGGCACTGTTTCCGTTTGAGGAAGGGCGCGCCGGCGTGGTGGTGACCTTCTTGGCGGTGCTGGAGTTGGTCAAAAGTGGGCTGATCGAACTGATCCAGCACGATGCTTACAGTCCGATTCACGTCAAGGCACGCACTGTGGTGCTGGAGCCGGGCGACGATCACGACGAGGCGGCAGAACAGGATACCGGCGAGAGCGTGTACGAACCGGAGCCGGAACCAGAACAAGCCCCGCTGCTCATTGACGAGGAGCTGGAGCAGGAATTGGAACAGGGCCTGTGGCCCGAGGATGACGGCCTGATTTAA
- a CDS encoding tryptophan--tRNA ligase — translation MSSVVSSQRVLSGMRPTGRLHLGHYHGVLKNWVRLQHEYECFFFVADWHALTTDYESPENIQRNVWDMVIDWLAAGVNPNAATLFVQSQVPEHAELHLLMSMMTPLGWLERVPTYKDQIEKLREKDLSTYGFLGYPLLMASDILIYRAGYVPVGADQTSHVEITRELARRFNHLYGREPGFEEAVAGALRKMGKKQARIYQDNRRKFLEQGDEDALAVAQALVREQANITLGDRERLLGDLEGGGKVILPEPQALFTPASKMPGLDGQKMSKSYGNFISLREEPDSIADKLKRMPTDPARVRRTDPGNPERCPVYQLHEVYTDDQTRAWVREGCTSASIGCLDCKKPVIDAVQAELEPIRRRAEEHERDPDLVRSIVKAGSEDAREAARATLVEVRSAMGLQYR, via the coding sequence TTGAGCTCAGTGGTGTCTTCGCAGCGCGTGTTGTCGGGCATGCGTCCTACCGGACGTTTGCATCTTGGCCATTACCACGGCGTGCTGAAAAACTGGGTGCGGTTGCAGCATGAGTACGAGTGCTTCTTCTTTGTCGCTGACTGGCATGCGCTGACCACCGATTATGAATCGCCGGAAAATATCCAGCGCAACGTCTGGGACATGGTGATTGATTGGCTGGCGGCCGGGGTGAACCCGAACGCGGCCACGCTGTTTGTGCAGTCGCAGGTGCCGGAACACGCGGAGCTGCATCTGCTGATGTCGATGATGACCCCGCTCGGCTGGCTGGAGCGGGTGCCGACCTACAAGGACCAGATCGAGAAGCTGCGCGAGAAGGACCTGTCCACTTACGGCTTCCTTGGCTATCCGCTGTTGATGGCGTCCGACATCCTGATCTACCGCGCCGGCTATGTGCCGGTGGGGGCGGACCAGACCTCGCACGTGGAGATCACCCGCGAGCTGGCGCGCCGCTTCAACCATCTGTACGGCCGTGAGCCGGGCTTCGAAGAAGCGGTGGCCGGGGCGCTGCGCAAGATGGGCAAGAAGCAGGCGCGCATCTACCAAGACAACCGCCGTAAATTCCTTGAGCAGGGCGATGAAGATGCGCTGGCGGTGGCCCAAGCGTTGGTGCGCGAACAGGCCAACATCACGCTTGGCGATCGCGAGCGACTGCTGGGCGACCTTGAGGGTGGCGGCAAAGTGATTTTGCCGGAGCCGCAGGCACTGTTCACGCCGGCATCGAAAATGCCAGGTCTGGACGGCCAGAAGATGTCGAAGTCTTACGGCAACTTCATCAGCTTGCGCGAAGAACCGGATTCGATTGCTGACAAGCTCAAGCGCATGCCCACCGACCCGGCGCGGGTGCGCCGTACCGATCCCGGCAATCCGGAGCGCTGCCCGGTGTATCAGCTGCACGAGGTGTACACCGACGACCAAACGCGCGCGTGGGTGCGTGAAGGATGTACCTCTGCCAGCATCGGCTGCCTGGATTGTAAGAAGCCGGTGATCGACGCAGTGCAGGCCGAACTGGAGCCGATTCGCCGCCGTGCCGAAGAACACGAGCGTGATCCGGACTTGGTGCGCAGCATCGTCAAGGCCGGCAGCGAAGACGCCCGCGAGGCGGCCCGTGCCACCCTGGTGGAGGTTCGCTCCGCCATGGGTCTGCAGTACCGCTGA
- a CDS encoding PHP domain-containing protein has translation MTLRYDLHCHSLASDGALSPAALVARAAEQGVQLLALTDHDTLAGLPEARAAAQQHGVTLVPGIELSVDWQGRELHLVGLDMDPEHPAMRALVASQQQARETRARQIGARLDRAAGMALSYDKAAALAGTPAPGRPWFARMLVTEGKVRDEAHAFNRFLKQGQAAFVRTPWASLTEAVTVVREAGGVAAIAHPVRYGLTRRKLRQLLAEFCDAGGQALEVALPRMSPPQQQLMVECLRDFPLHASGGSDFHTPAQLWLELGRVPPFPPGVQPVWELFRTPLPAAAAVPPVTAAP, from the coding sequence ATGACGCTCCGTTACGATCTCCATTGCCACAGTCTTGCCTCCGACGGTGCCTTGTCCCCGGCGGCCTTGGTGGCGCGTGCGGCAGAGCAGGGCGTGCAGCTGTTGGCGCTGACCGACCACGACACGCTGGCCGGGTTGCCGGAGGCGCGGGCCGCTGCCCAGCAGCATGGGGTTACGCTGGTGCCGGGCATTGAGCTGTCGGTGGATTGGCAGGGTCGCGAGCTGCACCTGGTGGGGCTCGATATGGACCCAGAGCACCCGGCTATGCGGGCGCTGGTGGCCAGTCAGCAACAGGCCCGTGAAACCCGTGCCCGCCAGATCGGCGCGCGGCTCGACCGCGCCGCCGGTATGGCATTGAGCTATGACAAGGCAGCGGCGCTGGCTGGCACGCCGGCGCCGGGGCGGCCGTGGTTTGCGCGCATGTTGGTGACGGAAGGGAAAGTGCGCGATGAAGCGCACGCCTTCAATCGTTTCCTCAAGCAAGGCCAGGCGGCGTTCGTGCGCACGCCCTGGGCGTCGCTCACTGAAGCGGTCACGGTGGTGCGGGAGGCCGGCGGCGTGGCGGCCATTGCTCACCCGGTGCGCTACGGGCTGACGCGGCGCAAGCTGCGCCAGTTGCTGGCTGAGTTTTGTGACGCCGGTGGCCAAGCGTTGGAAGTGGCGCTGCCGCGTATGAGCCCGCCGCAGCAACAACTGATGGTGGAGTGCCTGCGTGATTTCCCGCTACACGCCTCCGGTGGGTCTGACTTCCATACTCCGGCGCAGCTGTGGCTGGAGCTGGGCCGGGTGCCGCCGTTCCCACCCGGTGTGCAGCCGGTGTGGGAGCTGTTCCGTACCCCGCTACCGGCCGCTGCCGCTGTTCCACCGGTGACGGCAGCGCCATAA
- a CDS encoding L-threonylcarbamoyladenylate synthase: protein MTKVLHIHPETPQPRLVREAVEVLRGGGLIAYPTDTTYALGCGIGEKAALDRLVRLRRLDDKHQFTLLCQDLSALAPYAKVENSDYRLLKAHTPGAYTWILRGTNEVPRRLMHPKKRTIGIRVPEHVICQALLAEMGEPIMTSTLLLPGDEYPLTDPVDIRNVLDGHVDLIIDGGFGGMTETSVISLADGTGPEVIRAGAGALDSIH, encoded by the coding sequence ATGACCAAGGTACTGCACATCCATCCGGAAACCCCCCAGCCGCGCTTGGTGCGCGAAGCGGTTGAAGTGCTACGCGGCGGCGGACTGATTGCTTACCCCACCGACACCACCTATGCGCTGGGCTGCGGCATCGGCGAGAAAGCCGCATTGGATCGACTGGTGCGCTTGCGCCGGCTGGATGACAAGCACCAGTTCACGTTGTTGTGCCAGGACCTGTCGGCGCTGGCGCCCTATGCCAAGGTGGAGAACTCTGACTATCGGCTGCTGAAAGCGCACACGCCGGGGGCTTACACCTGGATCCTGCGTGGCACCAACGAAGTGCCGCGCCGGCTGATGCACCCGAAGAAGCGCACCATCGGTATTCGGGTGCCGGAACATGTCATCTGCCAAGCGCTGCTGGCGGAGATGGGCGAACCGATCATGACGTCCACGCTGCTGCTGCCGGGTGATGAGTACCCGCTCACCGATCCGGTGGACATCCGCAACGTGTTGGATGGTCATGTGGACCTGATCATTGATGGCGGCTTTGGCGGCATGACCGAAACTTCGGTGATCTCACTGGCCGATGGCACTGGCCCGGAAGTGATCCGTGCCGGCGCCGGCGCGCTCGACAGCATCCACTGA
- a CDS encoding inner membrane-spanning protein YciB codes for MKKLFDYLPVVVFFVVYFATGRDIYPATWGILVASAVQIVAGWLVWRKVERLHLLVFAITLVFGGLTLVLHDDVFIKWRPTVIYGVLATVLLGGLLLRERSLLQRLSERMMISSLGRVVPLTSGDWRWLNCALIGYFSLLAFLNIYVAYRFSTDFWVNFKLIGFTVLNFGFYIGLFAWIYKRLPADERARLFEERRPPQS; via the coding sequence ATGAAAAAGCTGTTCGACTACCTCCCCGTGGTGGTGTTCTTCGTGGTGTATTTCGCCACTGGGCGGGATATTTACCCCGCGACTTGGGGCATCTTGGTGGCCAGTGCGGTGCAAATCGTTGCCGGCTGGCTGGTGTGGCGCAAGGTCGAACGACTGCACTTGCTGGTGTTTGCCATCACCTTGGTATTCGGTGGCCTGACGCTGGTGCTGCACGACGACGTGTTCATCAAGTGGCGGCCAACTGTTATTTACGGCGTGCTGGCCACGGTGCTGTTGGGCGGTCTGCTGCTGCGCGAACGGTCGCTGCTGCAACGGCTCAGCGAACGCATGATGATCAGCAGCCTCGGCCGCGTGGTACCGCTGACCAGCGGTGATTGGCGTTGGCTCAATTGCGCGCTGATCGGCTATTTCTCGCTGCTCGCCTTCCTCAATATCTATGTGGCCTACCGCTTCAGCACCGACTTCTGGGTCAATTTCAAATTGATCGGCTTCACGGTACTGAACTTCGGCTTCTATATCGGCTTGTTCGCCTGGATCTACAAACGCCTGCCGGCGGATGAGCGCGCACGCCTGTTCGAAGAGCGGCGCCCGCCGCAATCCTGA
- a CDS encoding TIGR04211 family SH3 domain-containing protein, translated as MRFPLLACGAAAALALTFASPAPAQAATGWIGDTIYVPVRAGAGNGFRIVHRGLRSGAQVEILQWDSGADWVHIRGSGVDGWVEAQYMSREPIARQLLEKAQQRAKELEASHQTLRQQLTDMTRERDALATDKRSLNDSLSERNQAMEQLQQVAADPLRLDQANRKLNEELSLLRTELDQVRAENSLLRNDRTYRGWLFALLTVFSGVALGWYFKSRASRQRNSWV; from the coding sequence ATGCGCTTTCCTTTGCTTGCCTGCGGCGCCGCTGCGGCCTTGGCGCTGACCTTCGCCAGCCCGGCTCCGGCCCAGGCCGCCACCGGCTGGATCGGCGACACTATTTATGTGCCGGTGCGGGCCGGCGCCGGCAACGGCTTCCGCATCGTCCATCGCGGTCTGCGCTCCGGTGCCCAGGTGGAAATCCTGCAATGGGATAGTGGCGCCGATTGGGTACATATCCGGGGCAGTGGTGTGGACGGCTGGGTCGAGGCGCAGTACATGAGCCGCGAGCCGATCGCCCGCCAACTGCTGGAAAAAGCCCAACAACGCGCGAAGGAACTGGAAGCCAGCCACCAAACCCTGCGCCAGCAACTCACCGACATGACCCGCGAACGCGATGCGCTGGCCACCGACAAGCGCTCACTCAACGATTCACTGAGCGAGCGCAACCAAGCCATGGAGCAGTTGCAGCAAGTAGCCGCTGATCCGCTGCGCCTAGACCAAGCCAACCGCAAGTTGAATGAAGAGCTGAGCCTGCTGCGCACCGAGCTGGATCAAGTGCGTGCCGAGAATTCTCTGCTGCGTAACGACCGCACCTACCGCGGTTGGCTGTTCGCCCTGCTGACGGTGTTCAGCGGCGTGGCATTGGGCTGGTACTTCAAGTCTCGCGCCAGCCGCCAGCGCAACAGCTGGGTGTAA